One Equus quagga isolate Etosha38 chromosome 5, UCLA_HA_Equagga_1.0, whole genome shotgun sequence genomic window carries:
- the CCDC17 gene encoding coiled-coil domain-containing protein 17 isoform X2 encodes MASHLGEPGFLPCGSCDMVFRSWALLATHTQRFCIGRLTQEVTLGAQLSKATEPQGPTVVPQEHQGLLEQEASKPALKRLTEEVQGVRLYLQEMRPKITEVPPRSEGPTQGPSSEAAGSPGERLRALHGSHARRVAETEAQSRALERRGEELSRRLQGLARTRGGISRLFGLERELRELRAEAGRTRGALEELGARVQQLLPEPGTRLNSSREAELCCPVLQANPGTLAAEIGALREAYIRGGGRDPGVLGQIWQLQVEASALELQRSRTRRGRRTGAASGELLLVEAENRRLEAEILTLQRGGGAAPWGPGKRGLVANPSPRLRREDPPRLPPPVAPPLPPLPHSTGGLFLGGPENAPQLPATVTRNLGLDPHFFLPPSDVLGPAPYDPGAGLVIFYDFLRGLEASWIWVQLTTGLARDGQDTGGTTVLPPALCLPPPPAPGPMGNCAILASRQPVPRLPPSPSVALVCELQASQGLAWARAPQPKAWASLVLFDRDQRVLSGRWRLPLRALPLDTSLGLGQLNGIPQVGQAELFLRLVNARDAAVQALAEINPASAHEYQYPPPVSSSSSLGASSAAPRAGFVDPPPPAEEPVGC; translated from the exons ATGGCCTCTCACTTGGGGGAGCCAGGGTTCCTGCCCTGTGGGTCCTGTGACATGGTTTTCCGCTCCTGGGCCCTGTTGGCCACCCACACTCAGCGCTTCTGCATTGGCCGTCTGACCCAGGAGGTGACACTTGGAGCACAGCTCTCAAAAGCCACTGAACCACAGGGCCCCACG GTTGTGCCACAAGAACATCAGGGCCTCCTAGAGCAGGAGGCCAGCAAACCGGCTCTGAAGAGGCTAACAGAGGAG GTGCAGGGGGTGCGGCTGTACCTGCAGGAAATGCGACCCAAGATAACAGAGGTTCCCCCGAGGTCAGAGGGGCCGACTCAGGGCCCCAGCTCCGAAGCTGCTGGGAGCCCAGGCGAGCGGCTGCGGGCGCTGCACGGGTCTCACGCCAGGCGCGTGGCGGAGACGGAGGCACAGAGCCGGGCCCTGGAGCGACGCGGCGAGG AACTGAGCCGGCGCCTCCAAGGTTTGGCCCGAACCCGGGGCGGGATATCACGCCTATTCGGCCTGGAGCGGGAGCTTCGAGAACTCCGAGCAGAGGCCGGGCGAACGCGGGGAGCTCTAGAGGAGTTAGGGGCGCGAGTTCAGCAGCTACTACCCGAGCCTGG CACCCGGCTGAACTCCTCGCGAGAGGCAGAACTCTGTTGTCCGGTGCTACAAGCCAACCCAGGGACTCTGGCTGCCGAGATCGG GGCTCTGCGTGAAGCCTACATTCGAGGCGGGGGCCGGGACCCCGGCGTTCTGGGCCAGATATGGCAGTTGCAAGTGGAGGCATCAGCCCTGGAGCTTCAGCGGTCGCGGACCCGCAGGG GAAGACGGACAGGTGCCGCATCCGGGGAACTTCTATTAGTGGAGGCAGAAAACCGGCGCCTAGAGGCAGAAATCCTGACTTTGCAGAGGGGCGGAGGCGCAGCGCCCTGGG GGCCCGGAAAGCGGGGACTTGTGGCCAATCCCAGCCCACGCCTGAGGAGGGAAGATCCCCCACGCCTCCCGCCGCCAGTGGCTCCCCCTCTGCCACCGCTTCCACATTCGACAGGCGGCCTATTCTTGGGTGGTCCGGAAAATGCT CCACAGCTTCCTGCAACCGTGACCAGGAACCTGGGCCTGGATCCACACTTCTTCCTGCCCCCATCTGACGTTCTGGGCCCTGCACCCTACGACCCCGG AGCTGGCCTGGTCATTTTCTACGACTTCCTGCGGGGCCTTGAGGCTTCTTGGATTTGGGTGCAACTAACGACTGGTTTGGCACGAGATGGACAGGATACAGGAGGGACCACAGTTTTGCCCCCAGCCCTTTGCTTGCCCCCgcctccagctcctgggcccATGGGCAACTGTGCCATCCTTGCCAGCAGGCAGCCTGTACCCAG ACTACCACCGTCACCGTCAGTGGCCTTGGTCTGTGAGCTACAGGCCtcacagggcctggcctgggctAGGGCACCGCAGCCAAAGGCCTGGGCCTCACTGGTGCTATTTGACCGGGATCAGAGGGTGCTAAGTGGCCGTTGGCGTCTCCCACTTCGAGCTCTTCCTCTGGACACCAGCCTGGGCCTTGGGCAGCTGAATGGTATTCCCCAG GTAGGTCAGGCTGAGCTCTTTCTGCGGCTGGTGAATGCAAGAGATGCAGCTGTCCAGGCACTGGCAGAGATCAATCCAGCAAGTGCCCACGAGTACCAGTACCCACCTCCG GTGTCCAGCTCATCTTCACTGGGAGCCAGCTCCGCTGCCCCAAGAGCTGGCTTTGTTGATCCCCCTCCTCCTGCAGAAGAGCCCGTCGGCTGCTGA
- the CCDC17 gene encoding coiled-coil domain-containing protein 17 isoform X1: MASHLGEPGFLPCGSCDMVFRSWALLATHTQRFCIGRLTQEVTLGAQLSKATEPQGPTVVPQEHQGLLEQEASKPALKRLTEEVQGVRLYLQEMRPKITEVPPRSEGPTQGPSSEAAGSPGERLRALHGSHARRVAETEAQSRALERRGEELSRRLQGLARTRGGISRLFGLERELRELRAEAGRTRGALEELGARVQQLLPEPGTRLNSSREAELCCPVLQANPGTLAAEIGALREAYIRGGGRDPGVLGQIWQLQVEASALELQRSRTRRGRRTGAASGELLLVEAENRRLEAEILTLQRGGGAAPWGPGKRGLVANPSPRLRREDPPRLPPPVAPPLPPLPHSTGGLFLGGPENAPQLPATVTRNLGLDPHFFLPPSDVLGPAPYDPGCALRTVFPRAGLVIFYDFLRGLEASWIWVQLTTGLARDGQDTGGTTVLPPALCLPPPPAPGPMGNCAILASRQPVPRLPPSPSVALVCELQASQGLAWARAPQPKAWASLVLFDRDQRVLSGRWRLPLRALPLDTSLGLGQLNGIPQVGQAELFLRLVNARDAAVQALAEINPASAHEYQYPPPVSSSSSLGASSAAPRAGFVDPPPPAEEPVGC; encoded by the exons ATGGCCTCTCACTTGGGGGAGCCAGGGTTCCTGCCCTGTGGGTCCTGTGACATGGTTTTCCGCTCCTGGGCCCTGTTGGCCACCCACACTCAGCGCTTCTGCATTGGCCGTCTGACCCAGGAGGTGACACTTGGAGCACAGCTCTCAAAAGCCACTGAACCACAGGGCCCCACG GTTGTGCCACAAGAACATCAGGGCCTCCTAGAGCAGGAGGCCAGCAAACCGGCTCTGAAGAGGCTAACAGAGGAG GTGCAGGGGGTGCGGCTGTACCTGCAGGAAATGCGACCCAAGATAACAGAGGTTCCCCCGAGGTCAGAGGGGCCGACTCAGGGCCCCAGCTCCGAAGCTGCTGGGAGCCCAGGCGAGCGGCTGCGGGCGCTGCACGGGTCTCACGCCAGGCGCGTGGCGGAGACGGAGGCACAGAGCCGGGCCCTGGAGCGACGCGGCGAGG AACTGAGCCGGCGCCTCCAAGGTTTGGCCCGAACCCGGGGCGGGATATCACGCCTATTCGGCCTGGAGCGGGAGCTTCGAGAACTCCGAGCAGAGGCCGGGCGAACGCGGGGAGCTCTAGAGGAGTTAGGGGCGCGAGTTCAGCAGCTACTACCCGAGCCTGG CACCCGGCTGAACTCCTCGCGAGAGGCAGAACTCTGTTGTCCGGTGCTACAAGCCAACCCAGGGACTCTGGCTGCCGAGATCGG GGCTCTGCGTGAAGCCTACATTCGAGGCGGGGGCCGGGACCCCGGCGTTCTGGGCCAGATATGGCAGTTGCAAGTGGAGGCATCAGCCCTGGAGCTTCAGCGGTCGCGGACCCGCAGGG GAAGACGGACAGGTGCCGCATCCGGGGAACTTCTATTAGTGGAGGCAGAAAACCGGCGCCTAGAGGCAGAAATCCTGACTTTGCAGAGGGGCGGAGGCGCAGCGCCCTGGG GGCCCGGAAAGCGGGGACTTGTGGCCAATCCCAGCCCACGCCTGAGGAGGGAAGATCCCCCACGCCTCCCGCCGCCAGTGGCTCCCCCTCTGCCACCGCTTCCACATTCGACAGGCGGCCTATTCTTGGGTGGTCCGGAAAATGCT CCACAGCTTCCTGCAACCGTGACCAGGAACCTGGGCCTGGATCCACACTTCTTCCTGCCCCCATCTGACGTTCTGGGCCCTGCACCCTACGACCCCGG gtgtgcacTGAGAACTGTGTTCCCCAGAGCTGGCCTGGTCATTTTCTACGACTTCCTGCGGGGCCTTGAGGCTTCTTGGATTTGGGTGCAACTAACGACTGGTTTGGCACGAGATGGACAGGATACAGGAGGGACCACAGTTTTGCCCCCAGCCCTTTGCTTGCCCCCgcctccagctcctgggcccATGGGCAACTGTGCCATCCTTGCCAGCAGGCAGCCTGTACCCAG ACTACCACCGTCACCGTCAGTGGCCTTGGTCTGTGAGCTACAGGCCtcacagggcctggcctgggctAGGGCACCGCAGCCAAAGGCCTGGGCCTCACTGGTGCTATTTGACCGGGATCAGAGGGTGCTAAGTGGCCGTTGGCGTCTCCCACTTCGAGCTCTTCCTCTGGACACCAGCCTGGGCCTTGGGCAGCTGAATGGTATTCCCCAG GTAGGTCAGGCTGAGCTCTTTCTGCGGCTGGTGAATGCAAGAGATGCAGCTGTCCAGGCACTGGCAGAGATCAATCCAGCAAGTGCCCACGAGTACCAGTACCCACCTCCG GTGTCCAGCTCATCTTCACTGGGAGCCAGCTCCGCTGCCCCAAGAGCTGGCTTTGTTGATCCCCCTCCTCCTGCAGAAGAGCCCGTCGGCTGCTGA
- the CCDC17 gene encoding coiled-coil domain-containing protein 17 isoform X3, with protein MASHLGEPGFLPCGSCDMVFRSWALLATHTQRFCIGRLTQEVTLGAQLSKATEPQGPTVVPQEHQGLLEQEASKPALKRLTEEVQGVRLYLQEMRPKITEVPPRSEGPTQGPSSEAAGSPGERLRALHGSHARRVAETEAQSRALERRGEELSRRLQGLARTRGGISRLFGLERELRELRAEAGRTRGALEELGARVQQLLPEPGTRLNSSREAELCCPVLQANPGTLAAEIGALREAYIRGGGRDPGVLGQIWQLQVEASALELQRSRTRRGRRTGAASGELLLVEAENRRLEAEILTLQRGGGAAPWGPGKRGLVANPSPRLRREDPPRLPPPVAPPLPPLPHSTGGLFLGGPENAPQLPATVTRNLGLDPHFFLPPSDVLGPAPYDPGCALRTVFPRAGLVIFYDFLRGLEASWIWVQLTTGLARDGQDTGGTTVLPPALCLPPPPAPGPMGNCAILASRQPVPRLPPSPSVALVCELQASQGLAWARAPQPKAWASLVLFDRDQRVLSGRWRLPLRALPLDTSLGLGQLNGIPQVSSSSSLGASSAAPRAGFVDPPPPAEEPVGC; from the exons ATGGCCTCTCACTTGGGGGAGCCAGGGTTCCTGCCCTGTGGGTCCTGTGACATGGTTTTCCGCTCCTGGGCCCTGTTGGCCACCCACACTCAGCGCTTCTGCATTGGCCGTCTGACCCAGGAGGTGACACTTGGAGCACAGCTCTCAAAAGCCACTGAACCACAGGGCCCCACG GTTGTGCCACAAGAACATCAGGGCCTCCTAGAGCAGGAGGCCAGCAAACCGGCTCTGAAGAGGCTAACAGAGGAG GTGCAGGGGGTGCGGCTGTACCTGCAGGAAATGCGACCCAAGATAACAGAGGTTCCCCCGAGGTCAGAGGGGCCGACTCAGGGCCCCAGCTCCGAAGCTGCTGGGAGCCCAGGCGAGCGGCTGCGGGCGCTGCACGGGTCTCACGCCAGGCGCGTGGCGGAGACGGAGGCACAGAGCCGGGCCCTGGAGCGACGCGGCGAGG AACTGAGCCGGCGCCTCCAAGGTTTGGCCCGAACCCGGGGCGGGATATCACGCCTATTCGGCCTGGAGCGGGAGCTTCGAGAACTCCGAGCAGAGGCCGGGCGAACGCGGGGAGCTCTAGAGGAGTTAGGGGCGCGAGTTCAGCAGCTACTACCCGAGCCTGG CACCCGGCTGAACTCCTCGCGAGAGGCAGAACTCTGTTGTCCGGTGCTACAAGCCAACCCAGGGACTCTGGCTGCCGAGATCGG GGCTCTGCGTGAAGCCTACATTCGAGGCGGGGGCCGGGACCCCGGCGTTCTGGGCCAGATATGGCAGTTGCAAGTGGAGGCATCAGCCCTGGAGCTTCAGCGGTCGCGGACCCGCAGGG GAAGACGGACAGGTGCCGCATCCGGGGAACTTCTATTAGTGGAGGCAGAAAACCGGCGCCTAGAGGCAGAAATCCTGACTTTGCAGAGGGGCGGAGGCGCAGCGCCCTGGG GGCCCGGAAAGCGGGGACTTGTGGCCAATCCCAGCCCACGCCTGAGGAGGGAAGATCCCCCACGCCTCCCGCCGCCAGTGGCTCCCCCTCTGCCACCGCTTCCACATTCGACAGGCGGCCTATTCTTGGGTGGTCCGGAAAATGCT CCACAGCTTCCTGCAACCGTGACCAGGAACCTGGGCCTGGATCCACACTTCTTCCTGCCCCCATCTGACGTTCTGGGCCCTGCACCCTACGACCCCGG gtgtgcacTGAGAACTGTGTTCCCCAGAGCTGGCCTGGTCATTTTCTACGACTTCCTGCGGGGCCTTGAGGCTTCTTGGATTTGGGTGCAACTAACGACTGGTTTGGCACGAGATGGACAGGATACAGGAGGGACCACAGTTTTGCCCCCAGCCCTTTGCTTGCCCCCgcctccagctcctgggcccATGGGCAACTGTGCCATCCTTGCCAGCAGGCAGCCTGTACCCAG ACTACCACCGTCACCGTCAGTGGCCTTGGTCTGTGAGCTACAGGCCtcacagggcctggcctgggctAGGGCACCGCAGCCAAAGGCCTGGGCCTCACTGGTGCTATTTGACCGGGATCAGAGGGTGCTAAGTGGCCGTTGGCGTCTCCCACTTCGAGCTCTTCCTCTGGACACCAGCCTGGGCCTTGGGCAGCTGAATGGTATTCCCCAG GTGTCCAGCTCATCTTCACTGGGAGCCAGCTCCGCTGCCCCAAGAGCTGGCTTTGTTGATCCCCCTCCTCCTGCAGAAGAGCCCGTCGGCTGCTGA